Part of the Actinomyces howellii genome, GCGTCGTGCTGTCCCAGCATCGAGACCACGCGGGCCAGGCGCTCGGGCTGGCCCTGCGGGAGCAGACCCAGGTGCGCGATCTTCGCGCCGGTGAACAGCATCGCCGAGGCGTTCGGGCAGGCCGCCACGCAGGCACCGCAGCCGATGCAGGCCGCGGCCTCGAAGGCGGCGTCGGCCTTCTCCTTCTGGACCGGGGCGGCATGGGCCTCCGGGGCCGCCCCGGTGTTGACCGAGATGTAGCCGCCGGCCTGGATGATGCGGTCGAGTGCCGAACGGTCGACGATGAGGTCGCGCAGCACCGGGAAGCCGGTGGAGCGCCACGGCTCGATGGTGATGGTCGAGCCGTCCTTGAAGGAGGGGTCCTCCGCGAGGTGGCGCATGTGGAGCTGGCAGGTGGTCGAGCGGATCGGCCCGTGCGCCTGGCCGTTGATGACCACG contains:
- a CDS encoding succinate dehydrogenase/fumarate reductase iron-sulfur subunit codes for the protein MNIKLKIWRQKNQTSPGRFEEYSLIGVEEHMSFLEVLDLLNEQLFAEGKEPVAFDSDCREGICGQCGVVINGQAHGPIRSTTCQLHMRHLAEDPSFKDGSTITIEPWRSTGFPVLRDLIVDRSALDRIIQAGGYISVNTGAAPEAHAAPVQKEKADAAFEAAACIGCGACVAACPNASAMLFTGAKIAHLGLLPQGQPERLARVVSMLGQHDAEGFGGCTNIGECAAVCPKSVPLEVITRLNRDLGHALWKGQRAHA